In the Shewanella sp. OMA3-2 genome, one interval contains:
- a CDS encoding HAL/PAL/TAL family ammonia-lyase: MTHSISQSETIHLGHIDFYQGQLTIEQVVAIAKGAPVKLNDTPEYQDYIEKGARFIDSLLHEEGVVYGVTTGYGDSCTVNVSLELVHELPLHLSRFHGCGLGDVFSPTQARAVMACRLNSLAVGKSGVSYALLQRIEWLLNNNITPVIPEEGSVGASGDLTPLSYLAAVLIGERDVVYQGKRLPTTEVYQALNITPLTLRPKEGLALMNGTAVMTALACLAYDRAQYLSRLASRITAMASLTLKGNSNHFDEILFTAKPHPGQSQVATWIREDLNHHSHPRNSDRLQDRYSIRCAPHVIGVLQDALPFMRQFIETELNSANDNPIVDAEGEHILHGGHFYGGHIAFVMDSMKNTIANIADLIDRQMALVMDTKFNNGLPANLSAATGDRRAINHGFKAVQIGVSAWTAEALKNTMPASVFSRSTECHNQDKVSMGTIAARDCMRILQLTEQVAAAALLAMSQGINLRISQNELAANSLTPSLAITLAQVSADFELLVEDRPLEAVLRQTVTKIQQGEWEVC, from the coding sequence ATGACGCATTCGATTTCGCAGTCTGAAACTATTCATTTAGGTCACATTGATTTTTACCAAGGCCAGCTGACTATTGAACAAGTTGTCGCTATTGCTAAAGGCGCACCAGTCAAATTAAATGACACGCCAGAATATCAAGATTATATTGAAAAAGGCGCCCGCTTTATCGATAGCCTGCTACATGAAGAAGGCGTGGTTTATGGTGTAACCACAGGTTATGGCGATTCCTGCACGGTTAATGTTAGCTTAGAACTAGTCCATGAATTGCCACTGCACTTATCACGTTTTCATGGCTGCGGTTTAGGCGATGTATTTAGCCCAACCCAAGCCCGAGCGGTGATGGCGTGCCGCTTAAACTCATTAGCCGTGGGCAAATCAGGCGTCAGTTATGCATTATTACAACGCATTGAATGGTTATTAAATAACAATATTACTCCGGTTATCCCCGAAGAGGGCTCTGTTGGTGCCAGCGGAGATTTAACGCCACTATCATACCTTGCAGCGGTATTAATTGGTGAACGCGATGTTGTTTATCAAGGTAAGCGTCTCCCAACTACAGAGGTCTATCAAGCGCTTAATATTACCCCGCTAACGTTACGCCCTAAAGAAGGGTTAGCCTTAATGAATGGCACAGCGGTAATGACGGCATTAGCTTGCTTAGCCTATGATCGCGCCCAATATTTATCACGCTTAGCCAGCCGTATTACTGCCATGGCCTCCTTGACGTTAAAAGGGAATTCAAATCATTTTGATGAAATTTTATTTACCGCAAAACCACACCCTGGCCAAAGTCAGGTGGCAACATGGATACGTGAAGACTTAAACCATCATAGCCACCCACGTAATTCTGACCGCCTACAGGACAGGTATTCAATTCGCTGCGCGCCACATGTGATTGGCGTACTGCAAGATGCTCTACCCTTTATGCGCCAGTTCATTGAAACCGAATTAAACAGCGCCAACGATAATCCAATTGTCGATGCTGAAGGTGAGCATATTCTTCATGGTGGGCATTTCTATGGTGGCCACATTGCCTTTGTAATGGATTCGATGAAAAACACCATCGCCAATATTGCCGATTTAATTGATCGCCAAATGGCGTTAGTAATGGACACTAAATTCAATAATGGTTTACCTGCTAATTTATCCGCTGCAACCGGTGATCGCCGCGCCATTAACCATGGTTTTAAAGCGGTACAAATTGGCGTATCGGCATGGACAGCTGAAGCATTGAAAAACACCATGCCAGCCAGTGTATTCTCCCGCTCTACCGAATGCCACAATCAGGATAAAGTCAGTATGGGCACAATAGCCGCCCGTGACTGCATGCGCATTTTACAACTGACAGAACAGGTTGCTGCTGCAGCGCTATTGGCCATGAGCCAGGGTATTAACCTACGTATCAGCCAAAATGAATTAGCCGCTAATAGCTTAACGCCATCATTAGCCATAACCCTTGCTCAGGTCAGTGCAGACTTTGAATTACTGGTAGAAGACCGTCCACTAGAAGCGGTATTACGACAAACGGTAACCAAAATCCAGCAAGGTGAATGGGAGGTATGTTAA
- a CDS encoding NAD(P)/FAD-dependent oxidoreductase codes for MHSQPLTLLNNLDVDVAIIGAGPAGTIAASLLHQQGKRVVVLEKQHFPRFSIGESLLPCCMQFIEQAGMLEAVEQAGFQFKNGAAFRYQDKYTTFDFTDKFTPGPGTTFQVQRAQFDKVLADTAAKQGVTIHYGHTVNQVDLTAEPVLYVSDERNQAYQINAKFILDASGFGRVLPRLLDLEKPSNLPSRSAIFTHIEDNISDPAFDRNKILISVHPQHKDIWYWLIPFSNNRCSMGVVGEPHLLKYLEGTLAQQLLTIVNQEPGLKRLLANANIVQECATLKGYSANVSTLATDKFALLGNAGEFLDPVFSSGVTIAMQSATMAVDSLLKQLDGQLIDWQQDYAEPLMKGVNTFRTYVQAWYDGRFQDVIFYQQANPQIKQMICSILAGYAWDETNPFVAESERRLNTIIALCSTTVA; via the coding sequence ATGCACAGCCAACCGTTAACTCTACTCAACAATTTGGACGTTGATGTCGCTATTATTGGTGCAGGCCCAGCGGGCACTATTGCCGCCAGCCTTTTACACCAGCAAGGTAAGCGCGTTGTAGTACTAGAAAAACAACATTTCCCCCGATTTTCTATCGGCGAAAGCTTGCTCCCCTGCTGCATGCAGTTTATTGAACAAGCCGGCATGTTAGAAGCGGTTGAACAAGCCGGTTTTCAGTTTAAAAATGGTGCGGCTTTTCGCTATCAAGACAAGTACACCACCTTTGATTTCACCGATAAATTTACCCCAGGCCCAGGTACCACCTTTCAAGTACAGCGTGCTCAGTTTGATAAAGTATTAGCCGATACAGCTGCCAAGCAAGGTGTAACGATTCATTATGGTCATACGGTTAATCAAGTCGATTTAACCGCTGAACCTGTGCTATACGTCAGCGATGAACGCAATCAAGCCTATCAAATTAACGCTAAGTTTATTCTTGATGCCAGTGGGTTTGGCCGCGTATTACCGCGCTTATTAGATTTAGAAAAACCATCAAACCTGCCTTCTCGCAGTGCAATCTTCACCCACATAGAAGACAATATTAGTGATCCAGCATTTGACCGTAATAAAATACTGATCAGCGTACATCCACAGCATAAAGATATTTGGTATTGGCTAATTCCTTTCAGCAATAACCGCTGCTCAATGGGTGTGGTGGGTGAGCCACACTTACTTAAATACCTTGAAGGCACTCTCGCGCAGCAATTATTGACCATTGTGAATCAAGAGCCTGGTTTAAAGCGCTTATTGGCTAACGCTAACATTGTGCAAGAGTGCGCCACATTAAAAGGTTACTCAGCCAATGTCAGCACCCTAGCAACAGATAAATTTGCGTTACTGGGTAATGCGGGTGAATTTTTAGATCCGGTGTTTTCATCTGGCGTAACCATTGCAATGCAATCAGCAACTATGGCAGTAGACAGCTTGCTAAAACAGCTTGATGGTCAGTTGATTGATTGGCAACAAGACTATGCCGAGCCATTGATGAAAGGAGTTAATACCTTTAGAACCTATGTGCAAGCTTGGTACGATGGTCGTTTTCAAGATGTGATTTTTTATCAACAAGCCAACCCTCAAATTAAGCAAATGATTTGCTCTATTCTTGCGGGTTACGCCTGGGATGAAACAAATCCATTTGTGGCTGAATCAGAGAGGCGCTTAAACACCATTATCGCCCTTTGTAGTACAACCGTAGCCTAA
- a CDS encoding hotdog family protein yields the protein MTTPATSTQPLIASAALLSQSVSEFIPHRAPMILIDSLISHQHDGLITQTHITSNSAYFDPLKQGVPSYVGVEYMAQSIAALAGVEALIQGLPIKVGFLLGSRKLQLHQSLFKLGQTYRTHVARLYQEESGLAVFDCQVFQHQILVAQANINVFQPTDTLAYINNSHS from the coding sequence ATGACCACACCAGCAACATCCACTCAGCCTTTAATCGCCAGTGCTGCATTACTTTCACAATCGGTGAGCGAGTTTATTCCACATCGTGCGCCAATGATTCTAATCGACAGCCTTATCAGCCATCAGCATGACGGCTTAATAACTCAAACACATATTACCAGTAACAGTGCGTATTTTGATCCGCTAAAACAAGGCGTACCAAGCTATGTTGGCGTGGAATACATGGCCCAAAGTATTGCCGCATTAGCGGGTGTTGAAGCCCTTATACAAGGACTGCCAATTAAGGTCGGTTTTTTATTAGGCAGTCGTAAACTACAGTTACACCAAAGTTTATTTAAGCTAGGACAAACCTATCGCACCCATGTAGCACGTTTATATCAAGAGGAATCAGGTTTGGCGGTATTTGATTGTCAGGTTTTTCAGCATCAAATCTTAGTAGCACAAGCTAACATCAATGTGTTTCAACCTACCGACACCTTAGCCTATATTAATAATAGCCACAGTTAG
- a CDS encoding acyl-CoA thioesterase, with translation MKSILSIEIDMIIPFHDVDSMGITWHGNYLRYFEVARCKLLDKLDYNYRQMQASGFAWPVVDVHIKYVKSSVFDQQITVKANIVEWENRLKINYQIIDSHTQQRITKGHTIQAAVDMRTEELCFITPDVFQDKIRPWLEVDNLQNHLPSDNDNNGPLNESAQ, from the coding sequence ATGAAAAGCATACTCAGCATTGAAATAGATATGATTATCCCCTTCCATGATGTCGATTCTATGGGAATTACCTGGCACGGTAATTACCTACGTTACTTTGAGGTTGCTCGCTGTAAGTTACTCGACAAACTGGACTATAACTACCGCCAAATGCAGGCATCTGGGTTTGCCTGGCCTGTGGTTGACGTGCACATAAAATATGTAAAAAGCAGTGTTTTTGATCAACAAATCACCGTAAAAGCCAACATTGTCGAATGGGAAAACCGGTTAAAAATTAACTATCAAATCATAGACAGTCACACCCAGCAACGTATTACCAAGGGGCACACTATTCAAGCAGCTGTCGATATGCGCACTGAAGAGTTATGTTTTATTACGCCGGATGTGTTTCAAGATAAAATTCGGCCTTGGCTTGAGGTAGACAATTTACAAAATCATTTACCTAGCGATAATGACAATAACGGACCGTTAAATGAATCCGCCCAGTAA
- a CDS encoding glycosyltransferase family 2 protein has product MKLALIIPNYNHHLEIENTLSALAQFDLPCYLIDDGSQDETRYALQAMADKFAWVTLIHHPFNRGKGAAVVTGLRRAFADGYSHALQVDADGQHNLADIPAMIECATANPQALISGKPVYDESVPKGRLYGRYITHFWVWIETLSFDIEDSMCGFRIYPLAATEALFKTQSLGERMDFDIEVMVKLHWQHTSIIQLPTKVIYPENGISHFQGIQDNVRISWMHTKLFFGMLTRLPQKLLHNNDQQHWSAMQERGSYWGIKILAESYRFGGHWLCRAIMYPVIGYFFLTGGATRNASMAFLQQAKLHNPQHVDLSSDITWRDSLKHFLSFGNAALDRIDAWCDRIKLDEVDFADRRILADQIDTGKGAVLLVSHLGNLELCRAISIHQKKVKVNVMVLTSHAENFNKVLQQLNPQSSLNLIQVNELDPSTAMLLQQKVDQGELVVIAADRTSSNSQGRVVNLPFLGKPAPFPQGPFILASLLDCPVFTMFCLRQNGRYQVHVTPLSNSLKGPRKGRTERLTQAMTEYSQRLAHFAQLSPLQWFNFYDFWREDDKSLRQSAPSKQEQ; this is encoded by the coding sequence ATGAAACTGGCGCTTATTATCCCCAATTACAATCATCACCTTGAAATTGAAAATACGCTGAGCGCACTGGCGCAATTTGATCTGCCTTGCTACCTTATCGATGACGGCAGCCAAGATGAGACTCGCTATGCGCTACAAGCAATGGCGGACAAGTTTGCCTGGGTCACCCTGATCCACCACCCTTTTAATCGTGGTAAAGGCGCCGCTGTAGTCACCGGTTTAAGACGCGCCTTTGCTGACGGCTACAGCCATGCCTTACAAGTTGATGCTGATGGACAGCATAACCTAGCCGATATCCCAGCCATGATTGAATGCGCTACAGCTAATCCTCAAGCATTGATTTCAGGCAAACCTGTATACGATGAGTCGGTACCCAAGGGGCGTTTATATGGCCGTTATATCACCCATTTTTGGGTATGGATAGAAACCCTAAGTTTCGATATTGAAGATTCAATGTGCGGTTTTAGAATTTATCCCTTGGCTGCAACCGAAGCGTTATTTAAAACCCAATCATTGGGTGAGCGTATGGATTTTGATATTGAAGTGATGGTGAAATTGCATTGGCAACACACATCTATCATTCAACTGCCCACTAAAGTGATTTATCCAGAAAATGGCATTAGCCATTTCCAAGGAATACAAGATAATGTGCGTATAAGTTGGATGCACACTAAGCTGTTTTTCGGCATGCTAACGCGCCTACCGCAAAAGCTATTGCATAATAACGACCAGCAACATTGGTCTGCAATGCAAGAGCGCGGCAGTTATTGGGGCATAAAAATACTGGCCGAAAGTTACCGTTTCGGCGGGCATTGGCTGTGTCGCGCCATTATGTATCCAGTGATTGGCTACTTTTTCCTGACTGGCGGCGCAACTCGCAACGCTTCAATGGCATTTTTACAGCAAGCGAAATTGCATAATCCACAGCATGTTGATTTATCTTCAGACATTACATGGCGTGATAGCCTCAAGCACTTTTTGTCTTTTGGTAACGCCGCATTAGACAGAATTGATGCCTGGTGCGATCGCATTAAACTCGATGAAGTAGACTTTGCCGATAGGCGCATTCTGGCAGACCAAATTGACACTGGAAAAGGCGCGGTATTATTGGTATCGCATTTAGGTAACCTAGAATTGTGTCGCGCAATTTCTATTCACCAGAAAAAAGTAAAAGTGAACGTGATGGTACTGACCAGCCATGCGGAAAACTTCAATAAAGTACTTCAGCAATTGAATCCACAAAGTAGTTTAAACTTAATTCAAGTCAACGAACTCGACCCCAGTACCGCCATGCTACTGCAACAAAAAGTCGACCAAGGTGAATTGGTTGTTATTGCGGCCGACAGAACATCATCTAATAGCCAAGGCCGAGTGGTTAATCTGCCATTTCTGGGTAAGCCTGCGCCATTTCCTCAAGGGCCATTTATTTTGGCCAGCTTGTTAGATTGCCCAGTGTTTACTATGTTTTGCCTGCGTCAAAATGGCCGTTATCAAGTCCATGTGACACCGTTATCCAATAGTTTAAAAGGCCCAAGAAAAGGCCGCACTGAGCGATTAACCCAGGCCATGACCGAATACAGTCAACGTTTAGCCCACTTTGCCCAACTCAGCCCATTACAGTGGTTTAATTTTTATGATTTTTGGCGAGAAGACGATAAAAGTCTGCGCCAATCCGCCCCATCTAAGCAGGAACAGTAA
- a CDS encoding DUF3261 domain-containing protein has protein sequence MILNPRYPLGLLIFFCLLLGACSQQLQRQTCVTLSNNIDYCLASLIDQVKQDAHSQMVQFTHDGKSHQLITELQIDNQTMTLVGLAPLGQPLFTIVYNGSTLVSQQSSLLGQQFKAEYLMAILQLAYWPTETVNQHLSAGTWEQKQCGSPLCRQLVQYGNEPVLTAEYSHIDPWQAAIDIRIAQANVQIKIQALQ, from the coding sequence ATGATATTGAATCCGCGATACCCGTTAGGACTATTAATATTTTTCTGTTTGTTATTGGGAGCTTGTAGCCAGCAACTGCAACGCCAAACGTGCGTAACCTTATCCAATAATATTGATTACTGCTTAGCGTCTCTTATTGATCAGGTTAAACAGGATGCTCACAGCCAAATGGTGCAGTTTACCCATGATGGTAAATCACACCAGTTAATTACCGAGCTGCAAATTGATAATCAAACCATGACATTAGTCGGATTAGCACCATTAGGCCAACCACTGTTTACCATAGTTTACAATGGTAGTACCTTGGTCAGTCAGCAAAGTAGCTTACTTGGGCAGCAATTTAAAGCAGAATACTTAATGGCGATATTACAACTTGCATACTGGCCGACAGAAACAGTAAATCAACACCTATCCGCGGGTACATGGGAACAAAAACAATGCGGTTCACCTTTATGCCGTCAACTAGTACAGTACGGTAACGAACCAGTATTAACTGCTGAATATAGCCATATTGACCCTTGGCAGGCTGCTATCGACATTCGTATTGCACAAGCTAATGTGCAGATAAAGATTCAAGCGTTACAATAA
- a CDS encoding beta-ketoacyl-[acyl-carrier-protein] synthase family protein: MTGIGITHIGLCTPLGNTPESVLTKLLQGDTSAMQWRDDLLFEKPTLVGSISDDVLLDIPQHLQKFNCRNNRLLHTAAMQIQHSVQQAKLEYGADRIGVILGSSTSGISKGEAALSYRAEHGKFPPSYHYSQQELGSTSLYLQMLFDLQGPCYTISTACSSSAKVFAAAKRLLQANLCDMVIVGGVDSLCQLTLNGFNALESVSKGQCNPFSLNRDGINIGEGAVLFTLEKKMTQVMLAGVGESADAHHISAPHPEGHGAISAMQQALQAANISINDIDYINLHGTATPKNDAMESRAVSCLFKGAIPPCSSTKPIVGHLLGAAGAIEAAFCYLVLSDLNDKNGLPPQLWDQVIDPNNPALPFVIQGQTRAKINYTMSNSFAFGGSNVSVIFAKSKHN; the protein is encoded by the coding sequence ATGACAGGCATAGGCATCACACACATCGGATTGTGTACTCCTCTGGGTAACACTCCAGAATCCGTGTTAACAAAATTATTGCAAGGTGACACCTCTGCAATGCAATGGCGTGACGACTTATTATTTGAAAAGCCTACATTGGTGGGTAGCATTAGTGATGATGTCTTGCTCGACATTCCTCAGCACTTACAAAAATTTAACTGTCGAAATAATCGCCTACTTCATACCGCAGCAATGCAAATTCAACATAGCGTACAACAAGCAAAACTTGAATATGGCGCTGATCGCATTGGCGTTATCTTAGGTTCAAGCACCTCAGGCATCTCAAAAGGCGAAGCTGCATTAAGTTACCGCGCAGAACACGGCAAATTTCCGCCAAGTTACCATTATTCTCAACAAGAACTTGGTAGCACCAGTTTATACTTACAAATGCTGTTCGACTTACAAGGCCCTTGTTACACCATATCTACAGCCTGCTCATCCAGTGCCAAAGTATTTGCTGCAGCCAAACGGTTATTACAAGCCAACTTATGCGATATGGTCATTGTTGGAGGCGTTGACAGCCTTTGTCAACTGACATTAAACGGCTTTAATGCCTTAGAGTCAGTATCAAAAGGTCAATGTAACCCGTTTAGCCTTAATAGAGACGGGATCAATATCGGTGAAGGTGCGGTGCTGTTTACCTTAGAGAAAAAAATGACTCAAGTGATGTTAGCTGGCGTAGGTGAATCTGCCGACGCCCACCATATATCAGCCCCGCATCCTGAAGGGCATGGCGCGATATCAGCAATGCAGCAAGCACTTCAAGCGGCCAATATCAGCATTAACGATATTGATTATATTAACTTACACGGCACTGCCACACCTAAGAATGATGCGATGGAGTCCCGCGCCGTAAGTTGCTTATTTAAAGGCGCGATTCCCCCCTGCAGTTCAACTAAACCAATAGTCGGTCACTTACTTGGTGCAGCTGGCGCTATTGAGGCTGCTTTTTGTTATTTAGTATTAAGTGATCTTAATGACAAAAATGGCTTGCCACCACAATTATGGGACCAAGTAATTGACCCCAACAACCCCGCATTACCCTTCGTTATACAAGGGCAAACCCGCGCAAAAATTAACTACACCATGAGTAATTCATTTGCTTTTGGCGGTAGTAATGTCAGCGTCATTTTTGCCAAGAGCAAGCATAACTAA
- a CDS encoding MMPL family transporter, which yields MNNPQQDKQSLTAKWRLVIWCLLFSSVVLYGIHLWQSGAKIQSDILAMLPQLQQDELTHAALEQVEQRLADQVYIAIIAPQKSSVIDAAKTIINSLQQDPTQAFTQIGSADDTDINAIGQWYFKHRFKLLTHQQQQALSTNQLDSLIANVQQQLYSAFGFASSQLISQDPLLLFTDNLLALSAHSSLSQEDGILLNQQADNVAAIVMAKGTKSAFNPNAQQQQLHALANAFAAVDGQKVIILKAGALFHAQAATESAKQEISFIGGLSLLGVMILVWLGFGTLMPLSLALLTLSSGFVMALVATLSLFHELHLLTLVFGTSLIGIAIDYSFHFYCEKLNRPEANANQVIHSILPVMTLALATSSLAFIGIGFTPFPGMQQVAVFCAAGLLGAYLTLVLAFPLLANRPLTPSKALNWAQDYLNFIGHIAAKKQITMTLACLLVMHSALGLSQLSHNDDIRNLQQSPQHLTDEDNQLRQWLSGGADNQFILVTANNEAQLLEGLHQLTPVLNDAVKQQQLERFFSLANMLPSRQQQDQNYQLQGLIYQQHLTDIINRLGLTDDSGSLTQALLTDYQAAKYDYLTVTDLLKFGENTFTDLWLKPNDNGQVGAIVLLTNIADLPALKLRIQHTNLVQAKVQLVDKVGDISDLMGQYRQLTLYLLAVVLLIATIIFSIKYPIKLALTVIGVPTAAIILTISSLGIVGSPLSLFHALALILVFGIGIDYSLFFAEAKQANRGVMMAIFMSACSTLLAFGLLAFSQTHAIHFFGLTLLFGIGFTFLLAPFMTLITRKSH from the coding sequence GTGAATAACCCGCAACAAGATAAACAATCACTCACAGCCAAATGGCGCTTGGTAATTTGGTGCCTACTGTTTAGTTCAGTGGTTTTGTATGGCATTCATTTATGGCAATCAGGGGCCAAAATTCAAAGTGATATTTTGGCCATGCTACCTCAGCTCCAACAAGATGAGTTAACCCATGCAGCCCTTGAGCAAGTTGAACAACGTTTGGCCGACCAAGTGTATATCGCCATTATTGCACCGCAAAAAAGTAGCGTAATTGATGCCGCTAAAACGATTATCAACAGCCTACAGCAAGATCCAACACAGGCTTTTACCCAGATAGGTAGTGCCGACGACACAGATATTAATGCTATCGGTCAATGGTATTTCAAGCACAGATTTAAGCTACTCACCCATCAACAGCAACAAGCACTGAGCACAAATCAGCTCGACAGTTTAATCGCCAACGTCCAACAGCAATTATATAGCGCATTTGGTTTTGCCAGCAGCCAGCTTATTAGTCAAGACCCACTGCTTCTGTTTACCGATAACCTGTTGGCGTTAAGCGCTCACTCTTCTTTGAGCCAAGAAGATGGCATTTTACTTAATCAACAAGCAGACAATGTGGCCGCAATAGTCATGGCGAAGGGGACAAAAAGCGCATTTAATCCTAACGCTCAGCAACAACAATTACATGCACTGGCAAATGCGTTTGCCGCTGTAGACGGGCAAAAGGTCATTATATTAAAAGCTGGTGCACTGTTTCATGCCCAAGCAGCTACTGAGTCGGCCAAACAAGAAATTAGCTTTATTGGCGGCCTATCGTTATTGGGAGTAATGATTTTAGTCTGGTTAGGCTTTGGTACTTTAATGCCTTTAAGCTTGGCATTGCTGACCTTATCCAGCGGCTTTGTTATGGCCTTAGTTGCAACGCTAAGCTTGTTTCACGAACTTCATCTACTGACATTAGTATTTGGCACTAGCTTGATTGGTATAGCCATTGATTACAGCTTTCATTTTTACTGCGAAAAGCTGAATCGTCCTGAAGCAAACGCTAACCAAGTTATTCACAGTATTTTACCTGTAATGACATTAGCGCTAGCCACCAGCTCACTGGCTTTTATTGGCATTGGTTTTACGCCTTTTCCGGGGATGCAACAAGTGGCAGTATTTTGTGCCGCAGGCTTATTAGGGGCATATTTAACCTTAGTACTGGCCTTTCCGCTACTGGCTAATCGTCCTTTAACTCCCTCAAAGGCACTGAATTGGGCACAAGATTACTTAAATTTTATCGGTCACATTGCTGCTAAAAAGCAAATCACCATGACGTTAGCTTGCCTATTAGTCATGCACAGCGCATTGGGGTTAAGCCAATTAAGTCATAACGATGACATTCGCAATTTACAACAAAGTCCACAACACCTCACAGATGAAGACAACCAGCTAAGACAGTGGTTAAGCGGTGGTGCTGACAATCAGTTTATTCTGGTCACTGCCAATAATGAAGCGCAGCTTTTAGAAGGGTTACATCAACTAACGCCTGTACTTAACGACGCGGTAAAGCAACAGCAACTGGAGCGGTTTTTTAGTCTTGCCAACATGTTGCCAAGTCGCCAGCAGCAAGATCAAAACTACCAGCTTCAGGGTTTGATTTATCAGCAACATTTAACCGACATCATCAACCGACTGGGTTTAACTGATGACTCCGGCTCACTAACCCAGGCATTACTAACGGATTATCAAGCAGCAAAGTATGATTACTTAACCGTAACAGACTTACTCAAATTCGGTGAAAACACATTCACCGACTTATGGCTAAAACCTAATGATAATGGGCAAGTCGGTGCCATAGTGTTATTGACTAACATTGCAGACTTACCCGCCTTAAAGCTGCGTATTCAACACACCAATTTAGTGCAGGCAAAAGTGCAACTGGTCGATAAAGTCGGTGATATTTCTGATCTTATGGGCCAGTATCGCCAACTTACCTTATATCTGCTAGCCGTGGTATTACTCATAGCAACGATCATTTTTAGCATAAAATACCCGATAAAACTGGCATTAACGGTTATTGGTGTGCCAACGGCTGCCATTATATTAACTATTAGCAGCTTAGGTATTGTTGGCTCGCCATTAAGCTTATTTCATGCACTAGCGCTCATTTTAGTGTTCGGTATTGGCATAGACTACAGCTTATTTTTTGCAGAGGCCAAGCAAGCTAACCGCGGCGTGATGATGGCGATATTTATGTCGGCGTGCTCAACATTATTAGCCTTTGGCTTACTGGCTTTTAGCCAAACCCACGCCATACATTTTTTTGGCTTAACCCTATTGTTTGGTATCGGTTTCACCTTTTTACTTGCCCCCTTTATGACATTAATAACAAGGAAATCGCATTAA
- a CDS encoding outer membrane lipoprotein carrier protein LolA: MNPPSNSRSKAAKIIKQLIFICQLCLLTVFLCLILVKFNPLQAAEVTATTAATTAATTAATTAATTAATTESPSSSIIDLARVFEYPANEKNLQQLAKQVSLSQHNTQGQFTQTRRLAVLKRPLLSSGTFAFNPEWGMIWHQQSPFATTMVMQNQQLTTIDSEGNIQQTQSNTGQQNNPLMQQTPQLMQHLLSGELIALQADFSLFYLPTVTTDTQVWTLGLIAKDTRLQQALGKIILQGQQQVSRIVMLSQQQSTSLAGPNSPFDITDIIFIDVNNGPLTPEHTAWFKAANINTDAQPSAEKQPKVTVQP, translated from the coding sequence ATGAATCCGCCCAGTAATAGCCGTAGTAAGGCTGCCAAAATCATTAAACAGCTGATATTTATCTGCCAGCTGTGCCTGCTAACGGTATTTTTATGCTTGATACTGGTTAAATTTAATCCGCTACAAGCCGCCGAAGTTACCGCAACAACAGCGGCAACAACAGCGGCAACAACAGCGGCAACAACAGCGGCAACAACAGCGGCAACAACGGAAAGTCCATCGAGTTCAATTATTGATTTAGCGCGGGTATTTGAATACCCTGCCAACGAGAAAAACCTGCAACAACTGGCTAAACAGGTGTCTTTGTCACAGCACAACACCCAAGGGCAATTTACCCAAACAAGGCGTTTAGCCGTGTTAAAGCGTCCCTTGCTCAGCAGCGGGACATTTGCTTTTAACCCTGAGTGGGGCATGATTTGGCATCAGCAATCTCCCTTTGCAACCACTATGGTGATGCAAAACCAGCAGCTGACCACTATAGATAGTGAAGGCAATATCCAACAAACACAGTCAAATACTGGCCAACAAAATAATCCTTTAATGCAGCAAACCCCTCAATTAATGCAGCATTTACTCAGCGGAGAATTAATCGCGCTACAAGCCGATTTTTCATTATTTTACCTGCCGACAGTCACGACTGACACTCAAGTTTGGACCTTAGGACTCATAGCCAAAGACACGCGTTTACAGCAGGCTTTAGGCAAAATCATTCTACAGGGTCAGCAACAGGTTAGCCGCATTGTTATGCTCAGTCAGCAGCAAAGTACATCATTAGCAGGCCCAAATAGTCCGTTTGATATCACCGACATCATATTTATTGATGTGAATAATGGCCCTCTCACACCTGAACATACTGCTTGGTTTAAAGCGGCTAATATCAACACAGACGCTCAACCATCAGCAGAAAAACAGCCTAAAGTGACGGTACAGCCGTGA